From the genome of Calliopsis andreniformis isolate RMS-2024a unplaced genomic scaffold, iyCalAndr_principal scaffold0022, whole genome shotgun sequence, one region includes:
- the LOC143186919 gene encoding uncharacterized protein LOC143186919 gives MNTPTTRDFLRRPDGTRRRSVRQALAVIPINNSASSPGEVASTEVNAMDNFLNSRHGSDSWSPAPSPDELVIQKRGRRSKTIVWSPDLDTCKRNSLFSLSSRDRTPVKSPSKSNMMLRNTPRKRLSLSDSNESQFTTPEKKKRSQSSLASNKSEIHFTGNLVNGLRGLSHEQLVRLIVDLIAMQEDGSLSGDEKLCSVLLKRMPVADIQPLIDTLNKLQCNIHASIILGSEDSTSKCTYMHLDAYQKAIIDHGKRLLESQHWMSLIHYVYAAWTVTKEIVTCENQSQSLHNLTHKCFKHLTYFCSQALKKGNFVGPMLDMFAERLNAMVADYEDVKVCLQLVIEAKNNET, from the exons ATGAATACTCCCACAACCAGAGATTTTTTGCGAAGACCCGATGGAACGCGTAGGAGATCTGTTCGACAAGCTTTAGCTGTGATTCCTATCAATAATTCCGCATCATCGCCTG GAGAGGTTGCTTCCACGGAAGTTAATGCAATGGACAACTTTTTAAACAGTCGACATGGGTCTGATTCTTGGAGCCCTGCACCAAGCCCTGACGAATTAGTGATACAAAAACGTGGACGTCGCTCTAAAACCATAGTTTGGTCACCTGACCTCGATACATGTAAAAGAAATAGTCTGTTTAG TTTAAGTTCTAGAGATCGTACACCGGTAAAGAGCCCATCAAAATCAAATATGATGTTAAGGAATACACCAAGAAAAAGACTTTCTCTTAGCGACTCTAATGAATCTCAATTTACAACGccggaaaaaaagaaaagatcgCAAAGCTCGCTAGCTAGTAATAAATCAGAGATACATTTTACTGGTAATCTAGTAAACGGTTTACGAGGTCTTAGTCACGAGCAATTAGTACGACTGATTGTGGACTTGATAGCTATGCAAGAAGATGGTTCTTTATCTGGAGATGAGAAACTATGCAGTGTTCTCTTAAAAAGAATGCCGGTGGCTGATATACAACCATTGATCGATACTTTAAATAAATTGCAGTGTAATATTCATGCTAGCATAATACTTGGCTCAGAGGACTCGACCAGTAAATGTACATATATGCATTTAGATgcttatcag AAGGCCATTATAGATCATGGAAAGAGACTATTAGAATCACAGCATTGGATGTCACTGATACATTATGTGTATGCTGCATGGACTGTTACAAAAGAAATAGTAACGTGTGAAAATCAAAGTCAGAGTCTACATAACTTGACACACAAATGTTTTAAACATTTGACATACTTCTGTTCTCAAGCTTTGAAAAAAGGAAACTTTGTGGGCCCTATGTTAGATATGTTTGCTGAAAG GCTCAATGCAATGGTCGCAGACTATGAAGATGTAAAAGTTTGCCTACAATTGGTAATTGAAGCAAAAAACAACGAAACTTAA
- the Thada gene encoding thyroid adenoma-associated protein homolog isoform X1: MSTREEIKGQLKELLALKRSGELDSEEKLNSDDDHLWRGYITYDRLENCVQHRDDEIKLNTLALIIESKKNTLRFTCKELDIIVLFLRVNLKEKLEFVPLIKKALKRMKDSLAVMRRQCIQEEKMRNWYEKNCNSLKYGQEVLDESRRMLCELEMDINKYFCTFQSLHNMCICEPDATYYRRRSSLEILLLMRDLLDNEFKHIIWNAEQVKALFNLLLLDTYESNKEMAFNLIKSIDPVLLQLDNESHVYNIIIVAIELGNSIRPIDSVTATYMLKVSMLSPVIQNILENCFDLTKWSENVTEATVLQLVLILLKKLKDSLIGARENIVMTVTKHSLYGYLFCIRSLLLECNIGNVGKNYLWQSSISELVDVCFELSYAVSFIVNNSSPEGHLPMDLNLQTIHELCNLSSEKQVVTPQMVLLCSWRTVKEISLLFGFLSTNATICKDNCCMGLLNENQIIRIGEHLVTLLTETKHRGAFEQTYVGFRQLCAYLWRSNRIKLNQLPIRWLHQILIMVTGLRQENSKLCATRRSAGVPFMIQGLLSTESRKYKDTQTTTFHSVMKILLGFTELQSINLWGDIKQLIYRNSVFSEYENTVEFSKCNDDQYISENTIRVIEIKIHALNILRAIFRHSHLAEVVDNYAEAGLIAAFKSYDAVTWAERNAATLLFSALVVRIFGVQRTKDHINLTTDNKMNYRVFFERYSSLLPFILDELQKFAIINNVAIKSNVQSILLLLSRLYHCYNSESINIEWKISNLIGLVIQCSNSPIYETRKLAARALAALLTEQSATRILTELIENIIKAEKCHPSLNLIHGYMLQILEILKQFQLRQYQLFNVDWDKFVKKTTWILKDLERESSNSPCFLLATAYINICHEIHKGNKMCMNQHHRLLHTLVPHLVKGEKLKQGPAQDEYMVSVLKFLHSVAKESILISENLSVSIYSQSLVIPETRVVAWSAITDIINEMSSTISLPLLKYAVNLIYDSKQDIHRYNPEVQDAMFNFLYNSLTFLNQSDSSCVRNMDIGKFVLNDLRSNDNENLYRERDSYLRLLGQSYVTIVSLIGDAHTIDQECINDIYNSFCDNLWIASLNTNLRTSVFRIMEDLFLICYKNKEDRFVQVQWWTTVLQLLLDNNPEVRHEALTLIEHIPIDCLLNKTPSYINLFLTKFYAYMCNKDPEFICVVLFCWSISLQKDTVYEMDETDVFDRCTNYDFFEPLELSKSCATFLTEHTYFFIDTVLSDCIIDWANSRLNVEFIKSISFRTLLKNYENYIPALEERLQDTLDPMYKCKLLHVLAYREFSRILLEYDKL, from the exons ATGTCCACGCGGGAGGAAATAAAAGGACAATTAAAAGAACTATTGGCATTAAAACGTAGTGGAGAATTAGACTCTGAGGAAAAGCTAAATTCAGACGATGATCATTTGTGGCGAGGTTATATTACTTACGATCGTTTAGAAAACTGTGTGCAACATCGTGATGATGAG ATTAAATTGAATACACTTGCACTCATTATAGAGTCAAAGAAAAATACTTTGAGATTCACCTGTAAAGAACTAGACATAATAGTCTTATTTTTGCGTGTTAATTTGAAAGAAAAATTAGAGTTCGTACCCCTAATAAAGAAG GCATTGAAGCGAATGAAAGATAGCTTGGCTGTTATGCGGAGACAATGTATTCAAGAAGAAAAAATGAGGAACTGGTATGAAAAGAACTGCAATTCCTTAAAATATGGGCAGGAAGTGTTAGATGAATCTCGTAGGATGTTGTGTGAACTTGAAATGGatataaacaaatatttttgtACTTTTCAATCTCTGCACAATATGTGTATATGTGAACCTGATGCTACATATTACAGAAGACGATCATCTTTAGAAATATTACTTTTAATGAGAGATTTATTAGATAATGAATTTAAACATATTATCTGGAATGCTGAGCAAGTAAAGGCATTGTTCAATTTACTATTATTAGATACATACGAATCTAATAAAGAAATGgcttttaatttaataaaatcaATAGATCcagtcttgttgcaattagACAATGAAAGTCATGTTTATAATATTATCATAGTGGCTATTGAATTAGGAAACAGTATCAGACCTATCGACAGTGTCACAGCTACATATATGTTAAAAGTCAGTATGCTGTCACCTGTTATACAAAACATACTTGAAAATTGCTTTGATTTAACAAAATGGTCAGAAAATGTAACAGAAGCAACTGTATTACAATTAGTATTAATTTTGTTGAAAAAATTAAAG GATTCCTTAATTGGTGCTAGGGAAAATATAGTAATGACAGTTACTAAGCATTCTTTGTATGGGTATCTTTTCTGTATCAGAAGCTTGCTACTTGAATGTAATATAGGAAATGTAGGAAAGAACTATTTATGGCAAAGTAGCATCTCAGAGCTGGTAGATGTATGTTTTGAATTAAGTTATGCTGTTTCTTTCATAGTAAATAATTCTTCACCTGAAGGACATTTACCAATGGACTTGAATTTACAAACTATTCATGAATTATGCAATTTATCATCCGAAAAGCAAGTGGTAACACCACAAATGGTGCTTCTTTGTTCTTGGCGTACTGTAAAAGAAATTAGTTTATTATTTGGTTTCCTCTCTACCAATGCAACAATATGTAAAGACAATTGTTGTATGGGGCTCTTGAATGAAAATCAG ATCATTAGGATAGGAGAGCACTTGGTTACTTTACTTACTGAAACAAAGCATAGAGGGGCATTTGAACAGACTTATGTAGGTTTCAGACAGTTGTGTGCTTATCTTTGGCGTTCAAACAGGATAAAATTAAACCAGCTGCCTATAAGATGGTTGCATCAAATTTTAATTATGGTAACTGGCTTAAGACAAGAAAACTCAAAATTGTGTGCAACTAGAAGAAGTGCAGGTGTGCCATTTATGATACAG GGTTTACTATCTACAGAATCTCGCAAATATAAGGATACACAAACTACGACTTTCCATTCTGTAATGAAAATTTTATTAGGATTTACAGAGCTGCAAAGTATAAACTTGTGGGGTGACATAAAGCAGTTAATATATAGAAACTCAGTGTTTTCGGAATATGAAAATACAGTTGAATTCTCAAAATGTAATGATGATCAGTACATAAGCGAAAACACGATTCGTGTGATTGAAATTAAGATTCACGCTCTAAATATCCTTAGGGCGATTTTTAGACATTCTCATCTAGCAGAGGTGGTAGACAATTACGCAGAAGCTGGTTTAATAGCGGCATTTAAGAGCTATGATGCTGTAACTTGGGCG GAGAGGAATGCCGCAACATTACTTTTTAGTGCACTCGTTGTTAGAATTTTCGGCGTACAAAGGACGAAAGATCATATCAATCTTACCACGgataataaaatgaattatagagTATTTTTTGAAAGGTACTCCAGTTTGCTACCTTTCATTTTAGATGAGTTGCAAAAGTTTGCGATAATCAATAATGTTGCTATAAAGTCAAATGTGCAATcaattttattacttttatCTCGATTGTATCACTGTTACAACTCCGAATCTATTAATATCGAATGGAAG ATCAGTAATCTTATTGGTTTAGTTATACAATGTTCTAATAGTCCGATATACGAAACACGTAAGTTAGCAGCTAGAGCACTAGCAGCTTTACTAACGGAACAGTCTGCGACGAGGATTTTGACAgaattaattgaaaatataataaaagcagAAAAATGTCACCCGTCGTTGAATTTAATACATGGTTACATGTTACAG ATACTTGAAATATTGAAACAGTTTCAGTTGAGACAATATCAGTTATTTAACGTAGATTGGGataaatttgtaaaaaaaacaACTTGGATCTTGAAAGATTTGGAACGTGAGAGCTCTAATTCTCCGTGTTTTTTATTGGCTACAGCTTATATAAATATCTGTCATGAAATACATAAAGGAAATAAAAT GTGTATGAATCAACATCATCGCTTATTACATACGCTCGTTCCACATTTAGTAAAAGGTGAAAAGTTGAAACAGGGTCCTGCGCAAGACGAATATATGGTGTCTGTTTTaaagtttctacattccgtagcGAAAGAAAGCATATTAATTTCAGAAAACTTATCAGTTTCGATATATTCGCAAAGTTTAGTAATTCCAGAAACGCGGGTTGTTGCATGGTCtgctattacggatattatcaaTGAAATGTCCAGTACGATTTCCTTACCGTTATTAAAGTATGCCGTAAACCTGATTTACGATTCGAAACAGGACATCCATAGGTATAATCCAGAAGTGCAAGATGCAATGTTTAACTTCTTATACAACAGTTTGACGTTCTTAAATCAGTCCGATTCGAGCTGTGTAAGAAATATGGATATCGGTAAATTCGTATTGAATGACTTGCGATCAAACGATAATGAAAATCTTTATCGTGAAAGGGATTCTTATCTGAGGCTACTTGGACAGTCGTATGTAACTATAGTTTCTCTTATTGGC GACGCTCACACGATTGATCAAGAATGTATTAACgacatatacaacagtttttgtgaCAATTTATGGATCGCATCGTTGAACACAAATTTAAGAACTTCGGTTTTCCGCATAATGGAAGATCTCTTTTTGATATGTTATAAAAATAAGGAAGATCGCT TTGTACAGGTTCAATGGTGGACGACGGTGTTGCAACTTTTATTAGACAACAATCCTGAAGTGCGACACGAGGCACTTACATTGATCGAGCATATTCCAATAGATTGTTTGTTAAACAAGACGCCTTCTTATATAAATTTATTCCTTACGAAGTTCTATGCATATATGTGCAACAAAGATCCTGAGTTTATATGTGTTGTTCTATTCTGTTGGAGCATTTCGCTGCAAAAGGATACGGTATATGAAATGGATGAGACAGAC GTATTCGATAGATGTACGAATTACGATTTTTTTGAACCACTAGAGTTATCGAAGAGTTGTGCTACATTCTTGACAGAgcatacatatttttttatagacACTGTATTATCAGATTGTATCATTGATTGGGCAAATTCACGCTTAAATGTAGAATTTATAAAGTCTATATCGTTTCGAACGCTTTTAAAGAATTACGAAAATTATATTCCCGCCCTTGAGGAAAGATTACAAGATACTTTAGATCCAATGTATAAATGTAAATTATTGCACGTTTTAGCATACAGAGAATTTAGTCGGATATTATTAGAATACGATAAGCTTTGA
- the Thada gene encoding thyroid adenoma-associated protein homolog isoform X2: MSTREEIKGQLKELLALKRSGELDSEEKLNSDDDHLWRGYITYDRLENCVQHRDDEIKLNTLALIIESKKNTLRFTCKELDIIVLFLRVNLKEKLEFVPLIKKALKRMKDSLAVMRRQCIQEEKMRNWYEKNCNSLKYGQEVLDESRRMLCELEMDINKYFCTFQSLHNMCICEPDATYYRRRSSLEILLLMRDLLDNEFKHIIWNAEQVKALFNLLLLDTYESNKEMAFNLIKSIDPVLLQLDNESHVYNIIIVAIELGNSIRPIDSVTATYMLKVSMLSPVIQNILENCFDLTKWSENVTEATVLQLVLILLKKLKDSLIGARENIVMTVTKHSLYGYLFCIRSLLLECNIGNVGKNYLWQSSISELVDVCFELSYAVSFIVNNSSPEGHLPMDLNLQTIHELCNLSSEKQVVTPQMVLLCSWRTVKEISLLFGFLSTNATICKDNCCMGLLNENQIIRIGEHLVTLLTETKHRGAFEQTYVGFRQLCAYLWRSNRIKLNQLPIRWLHQILIMVTGLRQENSKLCATRRSAGFTELQSINLWGDIKQLIYRNSVFSEYENTVEFSKCNDDQYISENTIRVIEIKIHALNILRAIFRHSHLAEVVDNYAEAGLIAAFKSYDAVTWAERNAATLLFSALVVRIFGVQRTKDHINLTTDNKMNYRVFFERYSSLLPFILDELQKFAIINNVAIKSNVQSILLLLSRLYHCYNSESINIEWKISNLIGLVIQCSNSPIYETRKLAARALAALLTEQSATRILTELIENIIKAEKCHPSLNLIHGYMLQILEILKQFQLRQYQLFNVDWDKFVKKTTWILKDLERESSNSPCFLLATAYINICHEIHKGNKMCMNQHHRLLHTLVPHLVKGEKLKQGPAQDEYMVSVLKFLHSVAKESILISENLSVSIYSQSLVIPETRVVAWSAITDIINEMSSTISLPLLKYAVNLIYDSKQDIHRYNPEVQDAMFNFLYNSLTFLNQSDSSCVRNMDIGKFVLNDLRSNDNENLYRERDSYLRLLGQSYVTIVSLIGDAHTIDQECINDIYNSFCDNLWIASLNTNLRTSVFRIMEDLFLICYKNKEDRFVQVQWWTTVLQLLLDNNPEVRHEALTLIEHIPIDCLLNKTPSYINLFLTKFYAYMCNKDPEFICVVLFCWSISLQKDTVYEMDETDVFDRCTNYDFFEPLELSKSCATFLTEHTYFFIDTVLSDCIIDWANSRLNVEFIKSISFRTLLKNYENYIPALEERLQDTLDPMYKCKLLHVLAYREFSRILLEYDKL; the protein is encoded by the exons ATGTCCACGCGGGAGGAAATAAAAGGACAATTAAAAGAACTATTGGCATTAAAACGTAGTGGAGAATTAGACTCTGAGGAAAAGCTAAATTCAGACGATGATCATTTGTGGCGAGGTTATATTACTTACGATCGTTTAGAAAACTGTGTGCAACATCGTGATGATGAG ATTAAATTGAATACACTTGCACTCATTATAGAGTCAAAGAAAAATACTTTGAGATTCACCTGTAAAGAACTAGACATAATAGTCTTATTTTTGCGTGTTAATTTGAAAGAAAAATTAGAGTTCGTACCCCTAATAAAGAAG GCATTGAAGCGAATGAAAGATAGCTTGGCTGTTATGCGGAGACAATGTATTCAAGAAGAAAAAATGAGGAACTGGTATGAAAAGAACTGCAATTCCTTAAAATATGGGCAGGAAGTGTTAGATGAATCTCGTAGGATGTTGTGTGAACTTGAAATGGatataaacaaatatttttgtACTTTTCAATCTCTGCACAATATGTGTATATGTGAACCTGATGCTACATATTACAGAAGACGATCATCTTTAGAAATATTACTTTTAATGAGAGATTTATTAGATAATGAATTTAAACATATTATCTGGAATGCTGAGCAAGTAAAGGCATTGTTCAATTTACTATTATTAGATACATACGAATCTAATAAAGAAATGgcttttaatttaataaaatcaATAGATCcagtcttgttgcaattagACAATGAAAGTCATGTTTATAATATTATCATAGTGGCTATTGAATTAGGAAACAGTATCAGACCTATCGACAGTGTCACAGCTACATATATGTTAAAAGTCAGTATGCTGTCACCTGTTATACAAAACATACTTGAAAATTGCTTTGATTTAACAAAATGGTCAGAAAATGTAACAGAAGCAACTGTATTACAATTAGTATTAATTTTGTTGAAAAAATTAAAG GATTCCTTAATTGGTGCTAGGGAAAATATAGTAATGACAGTTACTAAGCATTCTTTGTATGGGTATCTTTTCTGTATCAGAAGCTTGCTACTTGAATGTAATATAGGAAATGTAGGAAAGAACTATTTATGGCAAAGTAGCATCTCAGAGCTGGTAGATGTATGTTTTGAATTAAGTTATGCTGTTTCTTTCATAGTAAATAATTCTTCACCTGAAGGACATTTACCAATGGACTTGAATTTACAAACTATTCATGAATTATGCAATTTATCATCCGAAAAGCAAGTGGTAACACCACAAATGGTGCTTCTTTGTTCTTGGCGTACTGTAAAAGAAATTAGTTTATTATTTGGTTTCCTCTCTACCAATGCAACAATATGTAAAGACAATTGTTGTATGGGGCTCTTGAATGAAAATCAG ATCATTAGGATAGGAGAGCACTTGGTTACTTTACTTACTGAAACAAAGCATAGAGGGGCATTTGAACAGACTTATGTAGGTTTCAGACAGTTGTGTGCTTATCTTTGGCGTTCAAACAGGATAAAATTAAACCAGCTGCCTATAAGATGGTTGCATCAAATTTTAATTATGGTAACTGGCTTAAGACAAGAAAACTCAAAATTGTGTGCAACTAGAAGAAGTGCAG GATTTACAGAGCTGCAAAGTATAAACTTGTGGGGTGACATAAAGCAGTTAATATATAGAAACTCAGTGTTTTCGGAATATGAAAATACAGTTGAATTCTCAAAATGTAATGATGATCAGTACATAAGCGAAAACACGATTCGTGTGATTGAAATTAAGATTCACGCTCTAAATATCCTTAGGGCGATTTTTAGACATTCTCATCTAGCAGAGGTGGTAGACAATTACGCAGAAGCTGGTTTAATAGCGGCATTTAAGAGCTATGATGCTGTAACTTGGGCG GAGAGGAATGCCGCAACATTACTTTTTAGTGCACTCGTTGTTAGAATTTTCGGCGTACAAAGGACGAAAGATCATATCAATCTTACCACGgataataaaatgaattatagagTATTTTTTGAAAGGTACTCCAGTTTGCTACCTTTCATTTTAGATGAGTTGCAAAAGTTTGCGATAATCAATAATGTTGCTATAAAGTCAAATGTGCAATcaattttattacttttatCTCGATTGTATCACTGTTACAACTCCGAATCTATTAATATCGAATGGAAG ATCAGTAATCTTATTGGTTTAGTTATACAATGTTCTAATAGTCCGATATACGAAACACGTAAGTTAGCAGCTAGAGCACTAGCAGCTTTACTAACGGAACAGTCTGCGACGAGGATTTTGACAgaattaattgaaaatataataaaagcagAAAAATGTCACCCGTCGTTGAATTTAATACATGGTTACATGTTACAG ATACTTGAAATATTGAAACAGTTTCAGTTGAGACAATATCAGTTATTTAACGTAGATTGGGataaatttgtaaaaaaaacaACTTGGATCTTGAAAGATTTGGAACGTGAGAGCTCTAATTCTCCGTGTTTTTTATTGGCTACAGCTTATATAAATATCTGTCATGAAATACATAAAGGAAATAAAAT GTGTATGAATCAACATCATCGCTTATTACATACGCTCGTTCCACATTTAGTAAAAGGTGAAAAGTTGAAACAGGGTCCTGCGCAAGACGAATATATGGTGTCTGTTTTaaagtttctacattccgtagcGAAAGAAAGCATATTAATTTCAGAAAACTTATCAGTTTCGATATATTCGCAAAGTTTAGTAATTCCAGAAACGCGGGTTGTTGCATGGTCtgctattacggatattatcaaTGAAATGTCCAGTACGATTTCCTTACCGTTATTAAAGTATGCCGTAAACCTGATTTACGATTCGAAACAGGACATCCATAGGTATAATCCAGAAGTGCAAGATGCAATGTTTAACTTCTTATACAACAGTTTGACGTTCTTAAATCAGTCCGATTCGAGCTGTGTAAGAAATATGGATATCGGTAAATTCGTATTGAATGACTTGCGATCAAACGATAATGAAAATCTTTATCGTGAAAGGGATTCTTATCTGAGGCTACTTGGACAGTCGTATGTAACTATAGTTTCTCTTATTGGC GACGCTCACACGATTGATCAAGAATGTATTAACgacatatacaacagtttttgtgaCAATTTATGGATCGCATCGTTGAACACAAATTTAAGAACTTCGGTTTTCCGCATAATGGAAGATCTCTTTTTGATATGTTATAAAAATAAGGAAGATCGCT TTGTACAGGTTCAATGGTGGACGACGGTGTTGCAACTTTTATTAGACAACAATCCTGAAGTGCGACACGAGGCACTTACATTGATCGAGCATATTCCAATAGATTGTTTGTTAAACAAGACGCCTTCTTATATAAATTTATTCCTTACGAAGTTCTATGCATATATGTGCAACAAAGATCCTGAGTTTATATGTGTTGTTCTATTCTGTTGGAGCATTTCGCTGCAAAAGGATACGGTATATGAAATGGATGAGACAGAC GTATTCGATAGATGTACGAATTACGATTTTTTTGAACCACTAGAGTTATCGAAGAGTTGTGCTACATTCTTGACAGAgcatacatatttttttatagacACTGTATTATCAGATTGTATCATTGATTGGGCAAATTCACGCTTAAATGTAGAATTTATAAAGTCTATATCGTTTCGAACGCTTTTAAAGAATTACGAAAATTATATTCCCGCCCTTGAGGAAAGATTACAAGATACTTTAGATCCAATGTATAAATGTAAATTATTGCACGTTTTAGCATACAGAGAATTTAGTCGGATATTATTAGAATACGATAAGCTTTGA